The following proteins are encoded in a genomic region of Dasypus novemcinctus isolate mDasNov1 chromosome 21, mDasNov1.1.hap2, whole genome shotgun sequence:
- the RAI1 gene encoding LOW QUALITY PROTEIN: retinoic acid-induced protein 1 (The sequence of the model RefSeq protein was modified relative to this genomic sequence to represent the inferred CDS: inserted 5 bases in 4 codons; deleted 5 bases in 4 codons): MQSFRERCGFHGKQHSYQQTXQEASHLESYRQPGQAGLSCDRQRLLAKDYYPQPSYPAFEGGAGPPASAGAADKYHQGGKALPSQQALQARPAFPGYSVQESSPYPGRYPGDESLQAWGTPQPPPPQPQPLPGAVGKYDESLLKKTGAVPPGRQYPEPGGQLPFRTHSLHVQQPQLPQPLAYPKLQRQKLQNDVASPLPFPPGGHFPQHSQSFPSSSTSYPSSSGPGGQGAHSYKSCTAPSAQPHDRPLAASLAPGQRVQNVHAYPSGCLGYDQQKPPPSRHHAQETLHYPSLAKFQHYGPQGQGYCQPDAAVRTPEQYYQTFSPSSSHSPARSVGRSPSYSSTPSPLMPALEGFPYGQPALGTGAFPAGLADPSHFMPLLNPSPTDAAGPVDVQAGNCKPPPKDKLPESLLSDLSLQSLTALTSQVENISNTVQQLLLSKAAGPQKKVVKNLVSRTPEQLKSQHCSPEGSGYSAEPAGTPLSEPLSSTPQSVHAEPQEADYLSGSEDPLERGFLYCGQARGSPARVNSKAKPESVSTCSVTSPDDMSTKSDDSFQSLHGGLPLDSFSKFVAGERDCPRLLLSALAQQDLASEILGLQEAIGEKADKAWAEVPGLPKDAGKPPFPLENRGGACLDPAAAAAKDPWPREPEALADALQLDKGGGAKDFSPALFEDPSVGFSAPEPKKTAGALPFGAKSALAVAADPAAGAFDCFPDAAGPADPADPFVWPEENLGDACPRWGLPPGELAKGPEPGGGGGKGPEGAGKEAAACLGFQSERPPGEGAAVPAGELQPEEAGGVKEEAGGLPQCHEAGRPERWLEEGRHCCAAADFGDLPLLPPGSRKEDLEAEEEYSSLCELLGSPGQRPGLQDPLSPKAALLCAKEEGEGALDAKAGWGSPCPLSGDSVILLGPTVGAESKVQSWFEASLSHMKPGDEGPDAGQRAPADAAPSDASLAPKPHKPAVPEPPVAKEEPVPXGKSLRSRRVHRGLPEAEDSPCRAPALPKDLLLPESCTGPPPGQTEGAGAPGRGAAEGLPRMCTRSFTALSEPRTPGPPGLTSTPAPPDKLGGKQRAAFKSGKRVGKPSPKAASSPSNPAALPVASDSSPVGSKTKDTDSPGPPGSDQRCMILRSRAKPPEAFHAKRRRPAESRLPHCRATKKLLANSHLPSAFKVSGGPPKEARAAGPQARVPKPGAGGKPSERPLHALKRKSPFLAPVPAKRRNLVLRGGGGSPCGGDGPEEKAEGPPGLFKRLSSPKKAKPAKGGGEPPAKPPPAEAPGTCVKVAAQRAAFPGTVKTKVLPPRKGRGLKLEAIVQKITSPSLKKLACKTSGAPPGRPPSPALPEKERALKAAGGGPAGAEEGPAAAGTAPKLPAAPAADPPCRAANGRSFKGKLAYGKKPCPADAFPGPDALLPGGAALAPKKRSRKAREKRPHLSPALLPAPQDRAGGAQAGAEDGFGGGGKKPKTEELGPAPQPPETRVHKQPGHASYNSYSKRKRLTRGRAKNAASSPCKGRAKRRRQQQVLPLDPAEPEIRLKYISSCKRLRADSRAPAFSPYVRVEKHGAFTALCTVVNSPGDEPKPHRKPSSSASSSSSTSSSLDAAGTSLXSAPGGSSLQPRPSLPLSSTMHLGPVVSKALSTSCLVCCLCQNQANFKDLGDLCGPYYPEHCLPKKKPKLKEKARAEGACEEASLPPERTLRGLECAAAAXAGKPPRPDGPADPAKQGSLRTSARGLSRRLQSCYCCDGRGDGGEEAAPADRSRKHECSKEGPSEPGGDTQEHWVHEACAVWTGGVYLVAGKLFGLQEAMKLAVDMTCSSCQEAGATIGCCHKGCVHTYHYPCASEAGCVFIEENFSLKCPKHKRLPL, from the exons ATGCAGTCTTTTCGAGAAAGGTGTGGTTTCCATGGCAAACAGCACAGCTACCAGCAGA TCCAGGAGGCCTCCCACCTGGAGAGTTACCGGCAGCCCGGCCAGGCCGGGCTCAGCTGCGACCGGCAGCGGCTGCTGGCCAAGGACTACTACCCCCAGCCATCCTACCCCGCCTTCGAGGGCGGCGCGGGCCCGCCCGCCAGCGCGGGGGCCGCCGACAAGTACCACCAGGGCGGCAAGGCGCTGCCCTCCCAGCAGGCCCTGCAGGCCAGGCCCGCCTTCCCCGGCTACAGCGTCCAGGAGAGCAGCCCCTACCCCGGC CGCTACCCCGGGGACGAGAGCCTGCAGGCCTGGGGCACCCCGCAGCCGCCGCCCCCGCAGCCGCAGCCCCTGCCGGGGGCGGTGGGCAAATACGATGAGAGCCTGCTGAAGAAGACGGGGGCGGTGCCCCCGGGCCGGCAGTACCCGGAGCCCGGCGGCCAGCTGCCCTTTCGGACCCACTCCCTCCACGTCCAGCAGCCGCAGCTGCCCCAGCCCCTGGCGTACCCCAAACTCCAGCGGCAGAAACTCCAGAACGACGTGGCCTCTCCCCTGCCCTTCCCGCCGGGaggccacttcccccagcactcccagtccttcccctcctcctccacctcgtACCCCTCCTCGTCGGGGCCGGGCGGC CAGGGCGCCCACTCCTACAAGAGCTGCACGGCCCCGTCCGCCCAGCCCCATGACCGACCGCTGGCCGCCAGCCTGGCCCCCGGGCAGCGGGTCCAGAACGTGCACGCCTACCCGTCGGGCTGCCTGGGCTACGACCAGCAGAAGCCGCCGCCAAGCCGGCACCACGCCCAGGAGACGCTCCACTACCCAAGCCTCGCCAAGTTCCAGCACTACGGGCCGCAGGGCCAGGGCTACTGCCAGCCGGACGCGGCCGTGCGGACGCCGGAGCAGTACTACCAGACCTTTAGCCCCAGCTCCAGCCACTCGCCGGCCCGCTCCGTGGGCCGCTCGCCCTCCTACAGCTCCACGCCGTCGCCCCTGATGCCCGCCCTGGAGGGCTTCCCGTACGGCCAGCCGGCGCTGGGCACCGGCGCCTTCCCCGCCGGCCTCGCCGACCCCAGCCACTTCATGCCGCTGCTCAACCCCTCCCCGACCGACGCCGCCGGCCCCGTGGACGTCCAGGCGGGCAACTGCAAGCCCCCACCCAAGGACAAGCTGCCCGAGAGCCTGCTGTCCGACCTCAGCCTGCAGAGCCTCACGGCCTTGACCTCGCAAGTGGAGAACATTTCCAACACGgtgcagcagctgctgctgtcCAAGGCCGCCGGGCCGCAGAAGAAGGTGGTCAAGAACCTCGTGTCCCGCACGCCGGAGCAGCTGAAGAGCCAGCACTGCAGCCCCGAGGGCAGCGGCTACTCGGCCGAGCCGGCGGGCACCCCGCTGTCGGAGCCGCTCAGCAGCACCCCGCAGTCGGTCCACGCGGAGCCGCAGGAGGCCGACTACCTGAGCGGCTCCGAGGACCCCCTGGAACGCGGCTTCCTCTACTGCGGCCAGGCCCGGGGCAGCCCCGCCAGGGTCAACTCCAAGGCCAAGCCCGAGTCAGTGTCCACCTGCTCCGTGACCTCGCCCGACGACATGTCCACCAAGTCGGACGACTCCTTCCAGAGCCTGCACGGCGGCCTGCCGCTCGACAGCTTCTCCAAGTTCGTGGCGGGCGAGCGCGACTGCCCGCGCCTGCTGCTCAGCGCCCTGGCGCAGCAGGACCTGGCCTCCGAGatcctggggctgcaggaggcCATCGGCGAGAAGGCCGACAAGGCCTGGGCCGAGGTGCCCGGCCTGCCCAAGGACGCCGGCAAGCCGCCATTCCCGCTGGAGAACCGCGGCGGCGCCTGCCTGGACCCTGCCGCCGCGGCCGCCAAGGACCCGTGGCCGCGGGAGCCAGAGGCCCTGGCTGACGCCCTGCAGCTGGACAAGGGCGGCGGCGCCAAGGACTTCAGCCCGGCCCTGTTCGAAGACCCTTCCGTGGGCTTCAGCGCCCCCGAGCCCAAAAAGACGGCGGGCGCCCTGCCCTTTGGCGCCAAGTCGGCGCTGGCGGTGGCCGCGGACCCGGCCGCGGGGGCATTCGACTGCTTCCCGGACGCGGCCGGCCCGGCGGACCCCGCCGACCCCTTCGTTTGGCCGGAGGAGAACCTGGGGGACGCCTGTCCCCGCTGGGGCCTGCCCCCGGGCGAGCTGGCCAAGGGCCCGGaacccggcggcggcggcggcaagGGCCCGGAGGGCGCGGGCAAGGAGGCGGCGGCCTGCCTGGGCTTCCAGAGCGAGCGGCcgcccggggagggggcggccgTGCCGGCCGGGGAGCTCCAGCCCGAGGAGGCGGGCGGGGTGAAGGAGGAGGCGGGCGGGCTGCCGCAGTGCCACGAGGCGGGCAGGCCCGAGCGCTGGCTGGAGGAGGGCCGGCACTGCTGCGCGGCGGCCGACTTCGGGGACCTGCCGCTGCTGCCGCCCGGCAGCCGCAAGGAGGACCTGGAGGCCGAGGAGGAGTACTCGTCCCTGTGCGAGCTGCTGGGCAGCCCCGGGCAGAGGCCCGGCCTGCAGGACCCGCTGTCACCCAAGGCCGCGCTGCTGTGCGCCAAGGAGGAGGGCGAGGGCGCCCTGGACGCG AAGGCGGGCTGGGGCTCGCCCTGCCCCCTGTCCGGGGACTCCGTCATCCTGCTGGGCCCCACCGTGGGCGCCGAGTCCAAGGTCCAGAGCTGGTTCGAGGCCTCCCTGTCGCACATGAAGCCGGGTGACGAGGGCCCGGATGCGGGTCAGCGGGCCCCGGCGGACGCCGCCCCGTCAGACGCCTCGCTGGCCCCAAAGCCCCACAAGCCGGCCGTGCCCGAGCCCCCCGTGGCCAAGGAGGAGCCCGTGC CGGGCAAGAGCCTGCGGAGCCGGCGGGTGCACCGGGGGCTGCCCGAGGCCGAGGACTCCCCGTGCCGGGCGCCGGCGCTGCCCAAAGACCTGCTGCTCCCCGAGTCGTGCACGGGGCCTCCGCCGGGCCAGACGGAAGGGGCGGGGGCCCCGGGCCGGGGGGCCGCCGAGGGGCTCCCCAGGATGTGCACCCGCTCCTTCACGGCCCTGAGCGAGCCCCGCACGCCCGGACCCCCGGGCCTGACCAGCACCCCCGCCCCGCCGGACAAACTGGGGGGCAAGCAGCGGGCCGCCTTCAAGTCAGGCAAGCGGGTGGGCAAGCCGTCCCCCAAGGCCGCGTCCAGCCCCAGCAACCCGGCCGCCCTGCCCGTGGCCTCCGACAGCAGCCCCGTGGGCTCCAAGACCAAGGACACGGACTCGCCCGGCCCCCCGGGGAGCGACCAGCGCTGCATGATCCTGCGGTCGCGCGCCAAGCCGCCGGAGGCCTTCCACGCCAAGCGCCGGCGC CCGGCCGAGAGCCGCCTCCCGCACTGCCGCGCCACCAAGAAGCTCCTGGCCAACAGCCACCTGCCGTCCGCCTTCAAGGTGTCGGGCGGCCCCCCCAAGGAGGCCCGGGCGGCCGGCCCGCAGGCGCGCGTCCCCAAGCCCGGCGCGGGCGGCAAGCCCTCCGAGCGGCCCCTGCACGCGCTCAAGAGGAAGTCGCCCTTCCTGGCGCCCGTGCCCGCCAAGCGGAGGAACCTGGTCCTgcggggcggcggcggcagccCCTGCGGCGGGGACGGCCCGGAGGAGAAGGCCGAGGGCCCGCCCGGCCTCTTCAAGAGGCTGTCGTCCCCCAAGAAGGCCAAGCCCGCCAAGGGCGGCGGCGAGCCCCCCGCCAAGCCGCCGCCCGCCGAGGCGCCCGGCACCTGCGTCAAGGTGGCGGCGCAGAGGGCGGCCTTCCCGGGCACAGTGAAGACGAAAGTGCTGCCCCCGCGCAAGGGCCGCGGCCTGAAGCTGGAGGCCATCGTGCAGAAGATCACGTCGCCCAGCCTGAAGAAGCTGGCGTGCAAGACCTCGGGGGCCCCCCCCGGCCGCCCCCCGAGCCCGGCCCTGCCCGAGAAGGAGCGGGCGCTCAAGGCGGCCGGGGGCGGCCCGGCGGGGGCGGAGGAGGGCCCGGCGGCCGCGGGCACGGCGCCCAAGCTCCCGGCGGCGCCGGCGGCCGACCCCCCGTGCCGCGCCGCCAACGGCAGGTCCTTCAAGGGCAAGCTGGCGTACGGGAAGAAGCCGTGCCCGGCCGACGCCTTCCCGGGCCCCGACGCCCTGCTGCCCGGGGGCGCCGCCCTGGCGCCCAAGAAGAGGAGCCGGAAGGCCCGGGAGAAGAGGCCCCACCTGAGCCCGGCCCTGCTCCCGGCCCCCCAGGACCGGGCCGGCGGCGCGCAGGCGGGCGCCGAGGACGGTTTTGGCGGAGGAGGCAAGAAGCCAAAGACGGAGGAGCTgggccctgccccccagccccccgaGACGAGGGTGCACAAGCAGCCCGGGCACGCCAGCTACAACAGCTACTCCAAGCGGAAGCGGCTCACGCGGGGCCGGGCCAAGAACGCCGCCTCCTCGCCCTGTAAGGGGCGGGCCAagcggcggcggcagcagcagGTGCTGCCCCTGGATCCGGCCGAGCCTGAAATCCGCCTCAAGTACATCTCCTCGTGCAAGCGGCTGCGGGCAGACAGCCGGGCCCCGGCCTTCTCACCCTACGTGCGGGTGGAGAAGCACGGCGCGTTCACGGCCCTGTGCACTGTGGTCAACTCCCCCGGGGACGAGCCCAAGCCCCACAGGAAGCCTTCCTCCtcggcctcctcctcctcctccacctcctcctctctGGACGCGGCCGGCACCTCCC ACAGCGCTCCCGGGGGCTCGTCCCTGCAGCCccggccctccctgcccctctcctccACCATGCACCTGGGGCCCGTGGTTTCCAAGGCCCTGAGTACCTCTTGCCTTGTCTGCTGCCTCTGCCAAAACCAGGCCAACTTCAAGGACCTCGGGGACCTCTGCGGCCCCTACTACCCCGAGCACTgcctccccaaaaagaaaccaaaactcAAGGAGAAGGCGAGGGCGGAGGGCGCCTGCGAGGAGGCTTCGCTGCCCCCGGAGAGGACACTCAGAGGCCTCGAGTGCGCTGCCGCCGC AGCCGGGAAGCCCCCCAGGCCCGACGGCCCGGCCGACCCGGCCAAGCAGGGCTCGCTGCGCACGAGCGCCCGCGGCCTGTCCCGGCGGCTGCAGAGCTGCTACTGCTGCGACGGCCGGGGGGACGGTGGCGAGGAGGCGGCCCCGGCCGACAGGAGCCGCAAGCACGAGTGCAGCAAGGAGGGGCCGTCCGAGcccggcggggacacccaggagcACTGGGTGCACGAGGCCTGCGCCGTGTGGACGGGCGGGGTCTACCTGGTGGCCGGCAAGCTCTTTGGGCTGCAGGAGGCCATGAAGTTGGCCGTGGACATG ACGTGCTCCAGCTGCCAGGAAGCCGGGGCCACCATCGGGTGCTGCCACAAAGGCTGCGTCCACACCTACCATTACCCGTGTGCCAGCGAAGCCG